A section of the Paralichthys olivaceus isolate ysfri-2021 chromosome 14, ASM2471397v2, whole genome shotgun sequence genome encodes:
- the LOC109631389 gene encoding uncharacterized protein: protein MFRFSLLVCVSLIYGTTAKPYKPGNKLTDAAFQDTVMSMDDEGKMSWGVEVEPPEDLDETHYEFDPSMKIWQSMAGRERPPKAEEDLDELHHPSMEDLLKVPNQDVQPVADMSYDEPEEDRDNIDHPVLSEVASQEAEQVQYEAGAWASVTHSEPEEDKDELYHRDDQNFFVQVEPLRLEVIGENKVRLHLQPEEDKDDLYHKEQLQPAPYQYAAESGAPVDLPYQRKHSEPEEDLDDLYHM from the exons ATGTTCAG GTTTTCTCTACTAGTCTGTGTCTCCCTGATATATGGCACCACAGCGAAGCCATATAAACCGGGG AATAAACTTACAGATGCTGCATTCCAGGATACAGTTAT GTCCATGGATGACGAAGGAAAGATGTCCTGGGGAGTGGAAGTGGAACCTCCTGAGGACTTGGACGAGACTCACTACGAATTCGACCCCAGCATGAAGATTTGGCAGAGCATGGCGGGCAGGGAACGGCCCCCGAAGGCTGAAGAAGACTTGGATGAGCTGCACCATCCTTCAATGGAAGATCTCCTCAAAGTCCCTAACCAGGATGTCCAGCCTGTTGCTGACATGTCGTACGACGAACCAGAGGAGGATAGAGACAACATTGACCACCCTGTTCTCAGCGAGGTGGCCTCACAGGAAGCCGAGCAGGTCCAGTACGAAGCTGGTGCATGGGCCAGCGTCACACACTCAGAACCAGAGGAGGACAAGGACGAGCTGTATCATCGTGACGACCAGAACTTTTTCGTGCAGGTGGAGCCACTGAGGCTTGAGGTCATCGGAGAAAATAAGGTCAGACTTCACCTCCAACCAGAGGAGGACAAGGACGACCTGTATCACAAAGAACAGCTGCAGCCCGCTCCTTACCAGTATGCTGCTGAATCTGGTGCTCCTGTTGATTTGCCTTATCAGAGGAAGCACAGTGAACCAGAGGAAGATTTGGATGATCTCTACCACATGTGA
- the fuom gene encoding fucose mutarotase, with amino-acid sequence MVVLIGIPSVLSPELLYTLALMGHGDELVLADANFPASSICACGPKEIRADGLGIPELLKAILKLLPLDTYVPFSAAVMDLVDSDKQKGLPVPVWDTYKDLLDKAGSQSPVEKVERFAFYERAKKAYAVVATGETALYGNLILKKGVIPAELLQ; translated from the exons ATGGTGGTGTTGATCGGGATCCCCTCCGTGCTCTCACCTGAGCTGCTCTACACTCTGGCTCTGATGGGCCACGGGGATGAACTGG tTCTGGCTGATGCTAATTTCCCAGCATCCTCCatctgtgcctgtggccccaaaGAGATAAGAGCTGATG GTTTGGGAATCCCAGAGCTTTTGAAGGCCATCTTGAAGCTGTTGCCTCTGGACACCTACGTCCCCTTTTCG GCTGCAGTCATGGATCTGGTGGACAGTGACAAACAGAAAGGTTTACCTGTGCCTGTGTGGGACACCTACAAAGATCTCCTGGACAAGGCTGGGTCTCAG AGTCCTGTTGAGAAGGTGGAGAGGTTTGCTTTCTATGAACGAGCCAAGAAGGCCTACGCTGTTGTAGCGACAGG GGAAACCGCTCTTTATGGTAACTTGATACTGAAGAAGGGGGTCATTCCTGCTGAGCTGCTACAGTGA
- the echs1 gene encoding enoyl-CoA hydratase, mitochondrial, with protein sequence MSDPTREEDAAGSSSSSSSSVVDITLVSVIMAFLCRSAAVLLKPCSRAPAALSALSASRLYSSGGQFEYILVEKRGDKNNVGFIQLNRPKALNALCDGLMTEVGRALDSFEADADVGAIVITGSDRAFAAGADIKEMQNRTFQECYGGNFLAHWNRVSTVRKPVIAAVNGFALGGGCELAMMCDIIYAGEKAQFGQPEILLGTIPGAGGTQRLTRAVGKSLAMEMVLTGDKINAQEAKQSGLVSKVYPVDQLVSEAVKCGEKIAANSKLVSAMAKEAVNAAFELTLAEGNRLEKRLFHSTFATDDRKEGMTAFVEKRKADFQDK encoded by the exons ATGAGTGATCCTACCAGAGAAGAAGACGCAGCAggaagtagcagcagcagcagcagtagtgttGTTGACATCACCCTCGTCTCTGTCATCATGGCTTTCCTCTGCAGAAGTGCCGCGGTGCTGCTGAAGCCCTGCAGCCGAGCTCCGGCCGCCCTGAGCGCCCTGTCCGCCTCCCGGCTCTACAGCTCAG GCGGTCAGTTTGAGTATATTCTGGTGGAAAAGCGAGGTGACAAGAACAATGTGGGTTTCATCCAGCTGAACCGGCCAAAGGCTCTCAACGCTCTGTGTGATGGGCTGATGACGGAGGTGGGACGGGCCCTGGACTCTTTTGAAGCTGACGCAGACGTCGGAGCTATCGTTATCACCGGCAGTGACCGAGCCTTTGCTG ctgGAGCGGACATTAAAGAGATGCAGAATCGAACCTTCCAGGAATGTTATGGTGGAAACTTCCTGGCTCATTGGAACAGGGTGTCCACAGTGAGGAAACCTGTCATTGCAGCTGTCAATGGATTTGCT CTGGGTGGAGGCTGCGAGCTGGCCATGATGTGTGACATCATCTACGCCGGAGAGAAGGCGCAGTTCGGCCAACCAGAGATCCTGTTGGGGACCATTCCTG GGGCCGGAGGCACCCAGCGCCTGACTCGTGCGGTGGGCAAGTCCCTGGCGATGGAAATGGTACTAACAGGAGACAAGATCAATGCTCAAGAAGCCAAGCAATCAG GTTTGGTGAGTAAAGTTTATCCTGTGGACCAGCTGGTGTCTGAAGCTGTTAAATGTGGGGAGAAAATTGCCGCTAACTCCAAACTGGTCTCTGCTATGGCTAAAGAGGCTGTTAACGCAG CTTTTGAGCTGACTTTGGCTGAGGGGAACCGTTTGGAAAAGCGCTTATTCCACTCCACCTTTGCTACG GATGATCGTAAAGAAGGCATGACGGCATTTGTGGAGAAGAGAAAGGCCGATTTCCAGGACAAGTAG